A section of the Phacochoerus africanus isolate WHEZ1 chromosome 4, ROS_Pafr_v1, whole genome shotgun sequence genome encodes:
- the PRSS57 gene encoding serine protease 57: MAPRAGGWDCLLLAVTIALMLRMRPPGSWAAHIIGGHEVTPHSRPYMASVSFQGQHHCGGFLLQARWVLSAAHCFKDRDPQTGLVVLGAHALHTSEATQQVFSISAVIMHPEYQPMTHTSDICLLQLNSSAILGPAVGLLQLPRRDARPLKAGAPCKVAGWGSVSDFEELPPGLMEAEVQVLGLDVCNSSWNGKLGPAMLCTRSGDRQRRGFCSADSGGPLVCRNRAHGLVSFSGLWCGDPKTPDVYTQVSAFVTWIWDVVRRG; this comes from the exons GGGCGGGGGGCTGGGACTGCCTGCTGCTGGCTGTAACCATTGCCCTGATGCTGCGTATGAGGCCCCCAG GCTCCTGGGCAGCCCACATCATTGGGGGCCATGAGGTGACCCCCCACTCCCGGCCCTACATGGCGTCCGTGAGCTTCCAGGGCCAGCACCACTGTGGGGGCTTCCTTCTCCAGGCCCGCTGGGTCCTCTCGGCTGCCCACTGCTTCAAGGACAG aGACCCCCAAACAGGCCTGGTGGTGCTGGGGGCCCATGCTCTGCACACCTCAGAGGCCACACAGCAGGTGTTCAGTATCTCAGCCGTCATCATGCACCCTGAGTACCAGCCCATGACCCATACCAGTGACATCTGTCTGCTGCAG TTGAACAGCTCTGCCATCCTGGGTCCAGCGGTGGGTCTGCTGCAGCTGCCACGGAGGGATGCCAGGCCACTCAAAGCCGGGGCACCCTGCAAGGTGGCCGGCTGGGGCTCCGTGTCTGACTTTGAGGAGCTACCTCCTGGGCTGATGGAGGCCGAGGTCCAAGTGCTGGGTCTGGATGTCTGCAACAGCTCCTGGAACGGGAAGCTGGGCCCTGCCATGCTCTGCACCCGCAGCGGGGACCGCCAGCGTCGCGGCTTCTGCTCG GCTGATTCTGGGGGGCCTCTGGTGTGCAGAAATCGGGCCCACGGCCTTGTCTCCTTCTCTGGCCTCTGGTGCGGCGATCCCAAGACCCCAGACGTGTACACACAGGTGTCTGCCTTTGTGACCTGGATCTGGGACGTGGTTCGGCGGGGTTGA
- the FSTL3 gene encoding follistatin-related protein 3 — translation MRPGAPGPLWPLPWGALAWAVGFVGTVGSGDPAPGGVCWLQQGREATCSLVLKTDVSRAECCASGNIDTAWSNFTHPGNKISLLGFLGLVHCLPCKDSCEGVECGPGKACRMVGGRPRCECAPDCAGLRARLQVCGSDGATYRDECELLAARCRGHPDLRVMYRGRCRKSCAHVVCLRPQSCVVDQTGSAHCVVCRAAPCPAPSSPGQELCGNNNVTYMSSCHLRQATCFLGRSIGVRHPGSCTGTPELLDAESEEEEENFV, via the exons ATGCGTCCCGGGGCGCCGGGGCCACTGTGGCCGCTGCCCTGGGGGGCCCTGGCATGGGCCGTGGGCTTCGTAGGCACCGTGGGCTCGGGGGACCCCGCGCCCG GTGGGGTTTGCTGGCTCCAGCAGGGCCGAGAGGCCACCTGCAGCCTTGTGCTGAAGACGGACGTGAGCCGGGCTGAGTGTTGTGCATCTGGCAACATTGACACTGCCTGGTCCAACTTCACCCACCCGGGGAACAAGATCAGCCTCCTGGGCTTCCTGGGCCTCGTCCATTGCCTCCCCTGCAAAG ATTCGTGCGAAGGGGTGGAGTGCGGCCCTGGCAAGGCCTGCCGCATGGTAGGGGGCCGCCCGCGCTGCGAGTGCGCGCCCGACTGCGCAGGGCTCCGGGCGCGTCTGCAGGTCTGCGGCTCCGACGGCGCCACCTACCGCGACGAATGCGAGCTGCTCGCCGCGCGCTGCCGCGGCCACCCGGACCTGCGCGTCATGTACCGGGGCCGCTGCCGCA AATCGTGCGCTCACGTGGTGTGCCTGAGGCCGCAATCGTGCGTCGTGGACCAGACGGGCAGCGCGCACTGCGTGGTGTGTCGCGCGGCACCCTGCCCCGCACCCTCCAGCCCTGGCCAGGAGCTCTGTGGCAACAACAACGTCACCTACATGTCCTCATGCCACCTCCGCCAGGCCACCTGCTTCCTGGGCCGCTCCATCGGCGTGCGTCACCCGGGCAGCTGTACAG GCACCCCTGAGCTGTTAGATGCTGAgtcggaggaggaggaagagaacttTGTGTGA